One window of the Paenibacillus beijingensis genome contains the following:
- the tsaD gene encoding tRNA (adenosine(37)-N6)-threonylcarbamoyltransferase complex transferase subunit TsaD, with translation MQEGPSGGAADHELILAIETSCDETSVAVVKGGRHILSNVVSSQIETHKRFGGVVPEIASRKHVETITLMMEQAVQESGHRLDEMSAIAVTQGPGLVGALLVGIVAAKSLAMALDVPLIGTHHIAGHIYANALIYELQYPCLALVVSGGHTELVVLEREGSFRIIGRTRDDAVGEAYDKVARALQFPYPGGPHIDRLAQSAEEAITLPRAWLEPDSYDFSFSGLKSAVLAAINQAKMKGEELDRSALARGFQESVIDVLMEKAIRAAKQFGARQLLLCGGVAANGGLRAALTARCEAEGVPLLIPPLSLCTDNAAMIAAAAHLKWKSGECTTLDMKADPGLSLEDWSVGAGSID, from the coding sequence ATGCAAGAGGGGCCGTCCGGCGGGGCGGCGGATCATGAGCTGATTCTGGCGATCGAGACCAGCTGCGACGAAACGTCGGTCGCCGTCGTCAAGGGCGGCCGTCACATTTTGTCCAACGTCGTCTCAAGCCAGATTGAAACGCATAAGCGCTTTGGCGGCGTCGTGCCGGAGATCGCCTCGCGCAAGCACGTCGAGACGATTACGCTCATGATGGAACAGGCTGTCCAGGAGTCGGGTCACCGCTTGGACGAGATGTCCGCTATTGCGGTTACGCAAGGGCCGGGCCTGGTGGGTGCGCTGCTGGTCGGCATCGTCGCGGCCAAAAGCTTGGCGATGGCGCTCGATGTGCCGCTGATCGGCACCCATCATATCGCCGGGCATATTTATGCCAACGCGCTCATTTATGAGCTGCAGTATCCTTGCCTGGCGCTCGTCGTGTCGGGCGGGCATACGGAGCTGGTCGTGCTGGAGCGGGAAGGGAGCTTTCGCATTATCGGACGCACGCGCGACGACGCGGTTGGCGAAGCGTACGACAAAGTGGCGCGCGCGCTGCAGTTTCCTTACCCCGGCGGACCGCATATCGACCGGCTGGCCCAGTCGGCGGAGGAAGCGATTACGCTGCCGCGCGCCTGGCTGGAGCCGGACTCGTACGATTTCAGCTTCAGCGGCCTCAAGTCCGCCGTGCTGGCGGCGATCAATCAGGCGAAGATGAAGGGCGAAGAGCTGGACCGCTCCGCACTCGCCCGCGGCTTCCAGGAGTCGGTCATCGACGTGCTGATGGAAAAAGCGATCCGCGCCGCGAAGCAGTTCGGAGCGCGGCAGCTGCTGCTGTGCGGCGGCGTAGCGGCCAACGGCGGTTTGCGCGCGGCGCTCACCGCCCGCTGCGAAGCCGAAGGCGTGCCGCTGCTTATTCCGCCGCTGTCCCTGTGCACCGACAATGCGGCGATGATCGCTGCCGCCGCCCACTTGAAGTGGAAGAGCGGAGAATGTACGACGCTCGACATGAAGGCGGATCCGGGCCTGTCTTTGGAGGACTGGTCGGTCGGGGCGGGCAGCATCGACTAG
- the rimI gene encoding ribosomal protein S18-alanine N-acetyltransferase: protein MSEYEQARPLPESGDTLEFRGMKLEDVAAIAAIEQEAFESPWTKEAFVNELTNNHFARYLVMVKDGEIIGYSGMWVIIDEAHVTNIAVRSDYQGQKLGQRLMSELQKVAVFCGARKMTLEVRVSNERAQRLYRKFGFEPSGIRPGYYTDNGEDALIMWAELQQAKTGDWAQ, encoded by the coding sequence ATGTCGGAGTACGAGCAAGCCAGACCGCTGCCGGAATCCGGCGACACGCTGGAGTTCCGCGGCATGAAGCTGGAAGATGTGGCGGCGATCGCGGCGATCGAACAGGAAGCCTTCGAATCCCCATGGACGAAGGAAGCTTTCGTCAACGAGCTGACGAACAACCATTTTGCCCGTTATCTGGTCATGGTTAAGGATGGAGAGATTATCGGCTACAGCGGCATGTGGGTCATTATCGACGAAGCGCACGTAACCAACATCGCCGTCCGCAGCGACTACCAGGGGCAGAAGCTGGGACAGCGGCTTATGAGCGAGCTGCAGAAGGTGGCCGTTTTTTGCGGCGCCCGCAAAATGACGCTGGAGGTTCGCGTCTCGAACGAGCGCGCCCAGCGCTTGTACCGCAAGTTCGGGTTCGAGCCGTCGGGAATCCGTCCCGGCTACTATACCGATAACGGAGAGGACGCACTCATCATGTGGGCGGAATTGCAGCAGGCGAAGACAGGGGATTGGGCGCAATGA
- a CDS encoding YitT family protein — MVTNQHTKLTTLEVIQRIIFITIGASLMAVALEIFLVPNNIIDGGITGISIMLSAITDVPLGIFLFILNVPFLIIGYKQIGKTFAMSTLYGVAIMSIGTQLLHHVHAFTDELFLASVFGGIILGAGVGLVIRFGGSLDGTEIVAILFNKRLPFSVGEIIMFINLFILTSAGFVFSWDRAMYSIIAYFIAYKVMDVVIEGIDESKSVWIISDEYKAVGETIMSRLGRGVTYLAGEGGFTGGNKTVIFVVVTRLEEAKLKSIVMEQDPSAFLAVGNIHDVKGGRFKKREIH, encoded by the coding sequence ATGGTCACCAATCAGCATACGAAGCTGACCACGCTTGAAGTCATTCAGAGAATTATATTCATTACGATCGGAGCCAGCCTGATGGCTGTTGCCCTGGAAATTTTTCTCGTTCCGAACAACATTATCGACGGCGGCATAACGGGTATTTCCATTATGCTTTCCGCCATAACGGACGTGCCGCTCGGCATATTTCTGTTCATTCTTAACGTTCCCTTCCTCATTATCGGTTACAAGCAGATCGGGAAGACGTTCGCGATGTCAACGCTTTACGGCGTTGCGATCATGTCTATTGGCACGCAGCTTTTGCATCATGTGCATGCATTCACGGACGAACTGTTCCTCGCTTCCGTATTCGGAGGCATCATACTCGGAGCGGGCGTAGGACTTGTCATCCGTTTCGGCGGCTCTCTGGACGGAACGGAAATTGTCGCGATCCTCTTCAATAAGCGGCTTCCGTTCTCGGTCGGCGAAATCATCATGTTTATTAATCTATTCATCCTTACCAGCGCCGGCTTCGTCTTCTCGTGGGACCGCGCGATGTATTCAATAATCGCTTATTTCATCGCTTACAAAGTGATGGATGTTGTCATTGAAGGCATCGACGAATCCAAATCCGTCTGGATTATAAGCGACGAGTATAAGGCGGTCGGCGAAACGATTATGAGCCGTCTCGGCCGGGGCGTGACGTATTTGGCCGGCGAAGGCGGGTTTACAGGCGGCAACAAGACGGTCATATTCGTCGTAGTGACGCGCCTGGAGGAAGCGAAGCTGAAATCGATCGTCATGGAACAGGATCCGTCGGCATTTTTGGCCGTTGGAAATATTCACGATGTGAAGGGCGGCCGCTTCAAGAAACGGGAAATTCATTAA
- the tsaB gene encoding tRNA (adenosine(37)-N6)-threonylcarbamoyltransferase complex dimerization subunit type 1 TsaB, which yields MANNEQTNGIDLLEDEKQPLVLAFDTSTAALAAALVSGGTVLQEVQYMAERNHSVQIVSQLKAMLAAAGVSARELDGIAVGRGPGSYTGMRIAASVAKTLAWVWDKPLAGVSSLEAIAYGAWHSGFGLQQEASGAAAVDGAAAPEGAAAEGDASSAGVSGSSSGSDSGFGRSGAAGSGQSDAPGDAEESWTDWVVPLMDARRGQVYTGGYAMHPDGRFERFAEDGVRLMDVWTASLLERAEQAQAPSDSAGRRPRIIWLTGDLSKHEEAAGRFAASVRDAFGPAGAGPEVRLYPYELEGRWTAWLGMKRIIGGDTDHAHTFVPNYTQLAEAEAKLLGKIREA from the coding sequence ATGGCTAACAACGAACAAACGAACGGAATCGACTTATTGGAAGATGAAAAACAACCGCTTGTGCTGGCCTTCGACACGTCGACGGCGGCGCTTGCAGCCGCGCTCGTCAGTGGCGGTACCGTCCTGCAGGAAGTGCAATATATGGCGGAGCGGAACCACTCCGTGCAAATCGTGTCGCAGCTGAAAGCCATGCTTGCGGCGGCCGGCGTATCGGCGCGCGAGCTGGACGGCATCGCGGTCGGCCGGGGGCCGGGTTCCTATACGGGGATGCGCATCGCCGCCAGCGTGGCGAAGACGCTCGCCTGGGTATGGGACAAGCCGCTCGCCGGCGTCTCCAGCCTGGAGGCGATCGCTTACGGCGCGTGGCACAGCGGCTTCGGTCTGCAGCAGGAAGCTTCCGGCGCTGCGGCGGTAGATGGTGCCGCAGCGCCGGAGGGAGCAGCTGCCGAAGGAGATGCCAGCAGCGCAGGTGTCAGCGGGAGCAGCTCCGGCAGCGACTCCGGCTTCGGCCGCTCTGGCGCCGCCGGTTCCGGGCAATCGGACGCGCCTGGAGACGCTGAAGAAAGCTGGACCGACTGGGTCGTGCCGCTGATGGACGCCCGTCGGGGCCAGGTTTATACGGGGGGCTACGCCATGCATCCGGACGGTCGCTTTGAGCGCTTCGCGGAAGACGGCGTCCGCTTGATGGACGTCTGGACGGCCTCGCTGCTGGAGCGGGCGGAACAAGCGCAGGCTCCATCGGACAGTGCCGGCAGGCGTCCGAGAATTATATGGCTGACCGGCGATTTGTCCAAGCACGAGGAAGCGGCCGGCCGCTTTGCGGCATCTGTGCGGGATGCATTCGGCCCGGCGGGAGCGGGGCCGGAAGTCAGGCTGTACCCTTACGAACTGGAAGGCCGCTGGACCGCGTGGCTCGGCATGAAGCGGATAATCGGGGGGGATACGGATCATGCCCATACGTTTGTTCCAAATTACACGCAGTTGGCTGAAGCGGAAGCGAAGCTACTGGGGAAAATCCGGGAGGCTTAA
- the tsaE gene encoding tRNA (adenosine(37)-N6)-threonylcarbamoyltransferase complex ATPase subunit type 1 TsaE yields the protein MVAEAQSEWMADREQDTVELAGLLASWAVPGTVLILDGDLGAGKTRFSQAFAAAIGVQGVVNSPTFTIIKEYAGRSMPFYHMDVYRLSQEEADELGLDDYFFGEGVTIVEWGSLIGDLLPPQRLHLYIEHLGGDKRRIKLHGIGERYASWCTQLRQDRSGNNNG from the coding sequence ATGGTTGCAGAAGCGCAATCGGAATGGATGGCGGACAGAGAGCAAGATACGGTGGAGCTTGCCGGGCTGCTTGCTTCATGGGCTGTCCCGGGCACGGTGCTCATATTGGACGGGGACCTTGGCGCCGGCAAAACGCGGTTTTCCCAGGCGTTTGCCGCGGCAATCGGGGTGCAGGGCGTCGTCAACAGTCCCACGTTTACGATCATTAAGGAATATGCGGGCAGGTCGATGCCTTTTTATCATATGGATGTGTACCGCTTGTCGCAGGAGGAGGCGGACGAGCTTGGCCTCGACGACTATTTCTTCGGCGAAGGCGTGACGATTGTGGAATGGGGAAGCCTGATCGGCGATTTGCTGCCGCCGCAGCGTCTGCATCTGTATATCGAGCATCTCGGCGGAGACAAGAGACGGATTAAGCTGCACGGCATCGGGGAGCGCTATGCGAGCTGGTGCACACAGCTTCGGCAGGACAGGAGCGGAAATAATAATGGCTAA